In Elusimicrobiota bacterium, one DNA window encodes the following:
- a CDS encoding type II secretion system protein, whose protein sequence is MTRTNRRGVTLLEIMMVIAVFSLAAVSLAKGIARFMVMQEADNLRQRAQERCQSMISEMKQLSLNSLNNSDDTVLFSAYVKLRNDATLSAYDDGGTRKLFLSLSQSYFPESPPSSNKGLRMERLVKITKVPDQDAWKCVVTIYKTGTDEVLAQSSIVLRSNYSSPKSIQAPTYLFLNPSVMSPVLNSNASASLISHNSMLSTHRGVIGNRDEIRTLAFGRDRFYRPYGWIQANPSYGIYVYDEQSTNYPGSGMLYNTDTVTGSSPTSDIFRTHATEFNHAQRYPQELLSYDALKVYESTAPDRYAESIRILMEKMIQGSTAYKHRVLLFPPGGLMPAPPLRNFSDAAKNPATQPNMRAVVHPENLRIASGQAANLRVYTYPMMPSVFAATAAIPAVTVLVKYPVSTAGVTVRYMVGSSTTAYSWIDAVNGAHYTISSSAAGLKIVLYNSPLHCGLHAVSGTGLDPSRWLHGLEYIPCVVGTAGLPYAFVEGNKDLSTAGAGASKNTARWVIGLPAGALPDGEHTIETRLGNQTATGAIPNDPENLSTTYLWVGVTPPRTEQFQLVGDPRHMPYADVKSNHGYNRYYVQVPAGDYEGFSYTWTGWSTTNPVYNSGSTSAGLVSLDVPRAMQLWREALLNSNAVFSFSGDPKEGMTPSYISMGGEISGAGLLEGNIWISTIPSGWYRTASEYMNSTVGAAYGRQQTHQRVIAKANNSWVSRPDLGELCPDSNFASWKIIGNLSRGAATQFYRAKYSVFYSTLGFSAPVDFDKKVAGYGLGLLLNGNASGAGDNFAYQTYNTANVPLTETAEGQEMANAFKLPKISSGGASILSIDHTGTPPTGYDLPEYAANRNRLTLETWLSHPSGPAVGLVKVQDPTNVNRVGWVVVNGARGYEFQLRNNAQFLIPGAGALWAFYRAGEPAVAAGARAVHFPLVRWVTPDGITAYKNPSTISLDWAVDWKRFDNKPYNNQYPDPYAPADSPLFNITYHKEVPPSAARTYFHAGGVFIRDYVLDYFEPPDFPADPVYARTSPYTWDVSALPAGSYQVVVRAFFPGRRMYSSDTMKVVIDR, encoded by the coding sequence ATGACTCGAACTAACCGGCGGGGCGTGACGTTGCTGGAGATCATGATGGTCATTGCCGTCTTCTCTCTCGCGGCGGTGAGTTTGGCCAAGGGGATTGCGCGGTTCATGGTCATGCAGGAAGCCGACAATCTCCGGCAACGGGCGCAGGAACGCTGCCAATCCATGATCAGCGAGATGAAACAGCTGAGTTTAAATAGCCTGAACAATTCGGACGACACCGTTTTGTTTTCCGCCTATGTCAAGCTTCGAAACGATGCCACCCTCAGCGCCTACGACGATGGCGGCACACGGAAATTGTTCCTGTCGTTGTCCCAATCCTATTTCCCCGAAAGCCCCCCCAGCTCGAACAAAGGGCTTCGGATGGAGCGATTGGTTAAAATCACCAAAGTGCCGGACCAAGACGCGTGGAAATGCGTCGTGACGATCTACAAAACCGGGACCGATGAGGTTCTCGCCCAGTCGTCGATTGTCCTCCGATCCAATTATTCATCGCCCAAGAGCATCCAAGCGCCCACCTACCTTTTCCTTAACCCCTCCGTGATGAGCCCCGTCTTAAACAGCAACGCCAGCGCCTCGCTTATATCCCACAATTCGATGCTGAGCACCCATCGGGGAGTGATCGGCAATCGAGACGAGATCCGGACCTTGGCTTTTGGCCGGGACCGGTTCTACCGCCCCTACGGCTGGATTCAGGCCAATCCCTCCTATGGGATCTACGTTTACGACGAACAATCCACCAACTATCCAGGAAGCGGCATGCTCTACAACACCGACACCGTCACGGGATCCTCCCCCACCAGCGATATCTTTCGCACGCACGCGACGGAGTTCAACCACGCTCAGCGTTACCCGCAGGAACTCTTGTCCTACGACGCTTTAAAAGTTTACGAATCCACGGCGCCGGATCGATACGCGGAGTCCATCCGGATTCTGATGGAAAAGATGATCCAGGGGAGCACCGCCTACAAGCACCGGGTGCTGCTCTTTCCCCCGGGCGGCCTGATGCCGGCCCCCCCGCTTCGCAACTTTTCGGACGCCGCCAAGAACCCGGCCACCCAACCCAACATGCGGGCCGTGGTCCATCCCGAGAACTTGCGGATCGCCTCCGGCCAGGCCGCCAACTTGCGGGTATACACCTACCCCATGATGCCCAGCGTGTTCGCCGCCACCGCGGCGATCCCCGCCGTGACCGTGCTGGTCAAATACCCCGTCTCCACCGCGGGGGTCACGGTGCGTTACATGGTCGGCAGCAGCACGACCGCGTACTCCTGGATCGACGCCGTGAACGGCGCTCATTACACCATCAGCAGTTCCGCGGCGGGATTGAAAATCGTGCTCTACAACAGCCCCCTCCATTGCGGCCTCCACGCCGTCAGCGGGACCGGCTTGGACCCCAGCCGCTGGCTCCACGGGTTGGAGTATATTCCGTGCGTGGTGGGGACGGCCGGCCTGCCCTACGCCTTTGTCGAAGGCAACAAGGATTTGTCGACGGCCGGAGCGGGGGCGTCCAAAAACACCGCCCGCTGGGTGATCGGTCTGCCGGCGGGGGCCCTGCCCGACGGGGAACACACCATTGAAACCCGGCTGGGAAACCAGACCGCCACCGGCGCCATCCCCAACGACCCCGAAAACCTCTCGACCACGTACCTTTGGGTGGGCGTGACGCCGCCCCGCACGGAACAGTTCCAGTTGGTGGGCGACCCCCGGCACATGCCCTACGCCGACGTGAAAAGCAACCACGGCTACAACCGCTACTACGTTCAGGTGCCCGCCGGGGATTACGAGGGGTTTTCCTACACGTGGACCGGCTGGTCCACCACCAACCCCGTGTACAACAGCGGCTCAACCTCCGCCGGGCTCGTGTCCCTCGACGTTCCCCGGGCCATGCAACTCTGGCGGGAGGCGCTCCTCAATTCAAACGCGGTCTTTTCCTTTTCCGGAGACCCCAAAGAAGGGATGACCCCCAGTTACATTTCCATGGGCGGTGAAATTTCCGGAGCCGGCCTCTTGGAAGGCAATATATGGATCTCCACCATCCCTTCCGGTTGGTATCGCACCGCATCGGAATACATGAATTCGACCGTGGGAGCGGCCTACGGTCGGCAACAGACCCATCAACGCGTCATCGCGAAGGCGAACAACTCCTGGGTGTCCCGGCCGGATCTTGGCGAATTGTGCCCCGACAGCAATTTCGCCTCTTGGAAAATCATCGGCAACTTGTCCCGCGGGGCCGCGACTCAGTTTTACCGGGCCAAATACAGCGTCTTTTACTCGACGTTGGGTTTTTCGGCTCCCGTTGATTTCGACAAAAAAGTGGCGGGGTATGGCCTGGGGCTGCTGCTCAACGGCAACGCCTCGGGGGCGGGAGACAACTTCGCCTATCAGACCTACAACACCGCGAACGTCCCCCTGACCGAAACGGCCGAGGGGCAAGAGATGGCGAACGCCTTCAAGCTGCCCAAAATCTCCTCCGGGGGAGCGTCCATCCTTTCAATCGACCACACGGGCACCCCGCCCACCGGGTACGACCTGCCCGAATACGCGGCCAATCGCAACCGACTCACGCTGGAAACCTGGCTTTCCCACCCCAGCGGACCCGCGGTGGGCCTGGTGAAGGTGCAAGACCCCACCAACGTCAACCGCGTCGGCTGGGTGGTGGTCAACGGCGCGCGAGGCTACGAGTTTCAACTTCGCAACAATGCCCAGTTTCTGATTCCCGGAGCGGGCGCTCTTTGGGCCTTTTACCGGGCGGGAGAACCCGCCGTCGCGGCCGGGGCGCGGGCGGTGCATTTTCCTCTGGTGCGTTGGGTCACGCCGGACGGCATTACCGCCTACAAAAACCCGTCGACCATCTCCCTCGATTGGGCCGTGGATTGGAAACGGTTCGACAACAAACCCTACAACAACCAATATCCGGATCCTTACGCCCCGGCCGATTCACCTCTCTTCAACATCACCTACCACAAGGAAGTGCCCCCGTCGGCCGCCCGAACCTATTTTCATGCGGGAGGGGTTTTCATCCGCGACTACGTCCTTGACTATTTTGAGCCTCCGGACTTCCCGGCCGATCCCGTGTATGCCCGGACATCCCCCTACACCTGGGATGTGTCCGCTCTGCCCGCCGGCTCCTATCAAGTCGTGGTCCGGGCCTTTTTTCCGGGCCGTCGAATGTATTCTTCCGACACGATGAAAGTCGTCATCGACCGGTGA
- a CDS encoding PD40 domain-containing protein codes for MKPSMLRTLLSLGLALILPACAIVSTGHKVDINQVNELKVGETTPEEVKTVLGEPENVARNTIDNTTVYSYQWIRNAFLGIGLPPWIMVGRKKDTGFQLNIAFVGDIYQGYTLTELNQKLFGREPSGTAAAAATPAAAGFPPEKTTMEFSHPQKVPILGYDGNLMEPFLSHDDKYLFFNNSNDPGEKTDLFYARRTPEGGFRFVGPVKGANRPPPVLDGVASMDRNHRFYFTTTRDYANSFLTIYSGNFTKEVLTDISPVLGNFSRGKLHWVTMDVEVSEDGNTVYCSDAFFPKMDKGMPSLSDIKIAGKGADGRFLLLSDTDAILRNVNTPDLEYAPSISPDGLELFFTRLRLKDLHTSILRARRRTVNEPFGTPEVLAPVTGFVEAPTLSSDGKTLYYHKKDGPQFALYKVTRD; via the coding sequence ATGAAACCGTCCATGTTGCGAACGTTGTTGTCTCTGGGCCTGGCGCTGATCCTCCCGGCCTGCGCCATCGTTTCCACCGGCCACAAGGTGGACATCAACCAGGTCAACGAGCTTAAGGTGGGGGAGACCACGCCCGAGGAAGTGAAGACCGTCCTGGGCGAGCCGGAGAACGTGGCGCGGAACACCATCGATAACACGACGGTCTATTCCTACCAATGGATTCGCAACGCCTTCCTGGGCATCGGCCTTCCGCCCTGGATCATGGTGGGACGAAAGAAGGACACGGGGTTTCAGCTGAACATCGCTTTCGTTGGGGACATCTATCAAGGCTACACGCTCACGGAGCTGAACCAGAAACTCTTTGGACGGGAGCCTTCCGGAACGGCCGCCGCCGCGGCGACCCCCGCGGCCGCCGGCTTCCCGCCGGAAAAGACGACCATGGAGTTTTCCCATCCGCAAAAGGTTCCCATCTTGGGATACGACGGGAACCTGATGGAGCCCTTCCTCTCCCACGACGACAAATACCTGTTCTTCAACAACTCCAACGACCCGGGGGAGAAAACGGACCTGTTCTACGCCCGGCGCACGCCCGAGGGCGGGTTTCGGTTCGTGGGCCCGGTGAAGGGCGCCAACCGGCCGCCGCCCGTTTTGGACGGCGTGGCCAGCATGGACCGGAACCACCGGTTCTATTTCACCACCACGAGGGATTACGCCAACAGCTTCCTGACCATCTATAGCGGGAATTTCACGAAGGAAGTCCTGACGGACATTTCCCCGGTGCTGGGGAATTTCTCCCGCGGGAAGCTCCATTGGGTCACCATGGACGTGGAAGTGAGCGAGGACGGGAACACGGTGTATTGTTCCGACGCTTTTTTCCCCAAGATGGACAAGGGCATGCCGAGCCTCTCGGACATCAAGATCGCCGGGAAGGGCGCCGATGGCCGGTTCTTGCTTTTATCCGACACCGACGCGATTCTGCGCAACGTCAACACGCCGGACCTGGAATACGCCCCCTCCATCTCTCCCGACGGGCTGGAGCTCTTCTTCACCCGGCTTCGTTTGAAAGACCTTCACACCTCGATCCTTCGAGCCCGACGGAGGACGGTCAACGAGCCCTTCGGGACGCCCGAAGTTCTGGCCCCGGTCACGGGATTTGTCGAAGCCCCCACGCTAAGCTCCGACGGGAAAACCCTCTACTACCACAAAAAAGACGGCCCGCAATTCGCGCTCTATAAAGTCACCCGGGATTGA
- a CDS encoding YbaB/EbfC family nucleoid-associated protein, with the protein MFEKMKQLMDMQKMAKEAERRLEDIKIERTALGGKLRAKVTGNQRVSAVEIDGALAAPGQKEVLEKALVELLNDALGDAKKEAAKAAMDMMKGLRG; encoded by the coding sequence TTGTTTGAAAAAATGAAGCAGTTGATGGACATGCAGAAAATGGCCAAGGAGGCCGAGCGCCGCCTGGAAGACATCAAGATCGAACGCACCGCCCTGGGGGGAAAACTCCGGGCGAAGGTGACGGGCAACCAGCGCGTGTCCGCCGTCGAAATCGACGGCGCTCTGGCCGCGCCCGGGCAGAAAGAAGTTTTGGAGAAGGCCCTGGTGGAACTTTTGAACGACGCCTTGGGCGACGCGAAGAAGGAGGCGGCGAAGGCGGCCATGGACATGATGAAAGGTTTGCGCGGATGA
- the sfsA gene encoding DNA/RNA nuclease SfsA, with the protein MEAQVVFSPPLTTGILLKRYKRFLADVKLDSGKMITALCPNTGSMKSCCEIGRPVALSYHPDPGRKHRYTWEMIRMDAGWVGVNTGVPNGLAALAIKYGQIPEFISYTEVKREVRLGVNSRIDLLLEGPPGRCWVEIKNVSMLQGEELRFPDAVTERGKKHLEELCGALAKGDRAAMLFVVQRPEGKVFRPADDIDPEYGAALRRAADLGVDILVYRAKVSRERVAWGEAVPLDLSPQTPKETSLV; encoded by the coding sequence ATGGAAGCTCAAGTAGTTTTTTCGCCGCCGCTGACGACGGGGATTTTGCTCAAGCGCTACAAGCGCTTTTTGGCGGACGTAAAGTTGGATTCCGGCAAAATGATCACCGCCCTCTGCCCCAACACCGGGAGCATGAAGAGTTGTTGCGAGATCGGCCGCCCGGTGGCCTTGAGCTACCACCCCGATCCGGGCCGCAAACACCGCTACACCTGGGAAATGATCCGAATGGACGCCGGCTGGGTCGGGGTCAACACGGGCGTTCCCAACGGACTGGCCGCCCTGGCCATCAAATACGGCCAAATCCCGGAGTTCATCAGCTACACCGAGGTCAAGCGCGAGGTGCGCCTGGGCGTCAACAGCCGCATTGACCTTTTGTTGGAAGGCCCCCCGGGCCGGTGTTGGGTGGAAATCAAAAACGTCAGCATGCTCCAGGGGGAAGAACTCCGCTTTCCCGATGCCGTGACCGAGCGGGGCAAAAAACATTTGGAGGAACTCTGCGGCGCCCTGGCCAAGGGCGACCGGGCCGCCATGCTCTTCGTCGTCCAGCGCCCCGAAGGCAAGGTCTTCCGCCCCGCCGACGACATCGACCCGGAATACGGCGCCGCCCTCCGCCGGGCCGCGGATTTGGGCGTCGATATCCTGGTTTATCGCGCCAAGGTCAGCCGCGAACGAGTGGCCTGGGGCGAGGCCGTGCCCCTGGATTTATCCCCTCAAACTCCCAAGGAGACATCCCTTGTTTGA
- a CDS encoding NYN domain-containing protein — protein MTAYFLDGYNVIRSVDWMATGPLRDQRDRLLRFVEDRRPQGNAEVIVIFDGRADVSGPRWGGPTRVIYSDGEADPLLKSLVDERQNPRDVVVVTDDRAIERWVKAAGAKVMRCRDFLAAGAGAPKPRKPGRQLAPQDVDDINEELRRLWKLK, from the coding sequence GTGACCGCCTATTTTCTGGACGGCTACAACGTGATCCGAAGCGTGGACTGGATGGCCACGGGCCCTCTGCGGGACCAGCGGGACCGCCTGCTTCGTTTCGTGGAGGACCGCCGGCCCCAGGGCAACGCCGAGGTGATCGTGATTTTCGACGGCCGGGCCGACGTGAGCGGCCCCCGCTGGGGCGGGCCCACCCGGGTGATCTATTCCGACGGCGAGGCCGACCCTCTTTTAAAAAGCCTGGTGGACGAGCGTCAAAACCCCCGGGACGTGGTGGTGGTTACCGACGACCGGGCCATCGAGCGCTGGGTCAAAGCCGCCGGAGCCAAGGTGATGCGTTGCCGGGATTTCCTAGCCGCCGGAGCCGGGGCGCCCAAGCCCCGGAAGCCCGGCCGCCAACTGGCCCCCCAGGACGTGGACGACATCAACGAGGAGCTCCGCCGATTATGGAAGCTCAAGTAG
- a CDS encoding MTH1187 family thiamine-binding protein yields the protein MVLLEFSLFPIGKGQSVGRYVARSLEIIDRSGVPYELHSMGTILEGEWDEVFAVVRKCYERMRRDCPRLALTIKVDARRGARGRLKSKVASVERRVGRKLGRP from the coding sequence ATGGTCCTCCTGGAATTCAGCCTGTTTCCCATCGGCAAAGGTCAAAGCGTCGGGCGCTACGTGGCCCGGTCCCTGGAAATCATCGACAGAAGCGGGGTGCCCTACGAGCTTCATTCCATGGGCACGATCCTGGAAGGCGAGTGGGACGAGGTCTTCGCCGTGGTCCGCAAGTGCTACGAGCGCATGCGCCGGGACTGCCCCCGGCTGGCCCTGACGATCAAGGTGGACGCGCGCCGGGGCGCCCGGGGCCGCCTGAAATCCAAAGTGGCCAGCGTCGAGCGGCGGGTCGGCCGGAAGCTCGGGCGCCCGTGA
- a CDS encoding FIST C-terminal domain-containing protein — MKWASAISQQVRLESALKECAEGVRTQLGESPVDFAALFVSDNFAGRYEEAHLLLADRLAAKTLIGASGGGVIGDGQEVEHRPAVSLVAARLPKVRIRPFSVQDEDLPDLDASPRAWESIVGVRAGEDPQFIVLADPFSIRSDNFILGLDYAFPKSAKIGGLASGASEPGRNALYLNNLCLRSGLVGVSLSGDIQVETVVAQGCRPIGKPFHITECNDNVLAALDGKPPLQALQDLFQSLPERDRQLLRQSLFLGIAMNSTKGEPVAGDFLVRNIIGVDNERGLLAIGAPLRVGQVVQFHLRDAQSSADDLKQVFDRVGPVRAETRGAFLFSCVGRGQSLYGRPHHDSRFFQQQVGPVPLGGLFCNGEIGPVGGTTYLHGYTSCFGLFRPKP; from the coding sequence ATGAAGTGGGCCTCCGCCATCTCCCAGCAGGTGCGATTGGAATCGGCGCTCAAGGAATGCGCCGAGGGCGTCCGCACGCAGTTGGGCGAATCCCCGGTGGATTTCGCCGCCCTCTTCGTCTCCGATAATTTCGCCGGGCGTTACGAGGAAGCCCATCTCCTTCTGGCCGACCGGCTGGCCGCCAAAACCCTGATCGGGGCGAGCGGCGGCGGCGTGATCGGCGACGGGCAGGAAGTGGAGCACCGCCCCGCCGTGAGCCTCGTCGCGGCGCGCCTGCCCAAAGTGCGCATCCGCCCTTTCTCAGTCCAGGACGAAGACCTGCCGGATCTGGACGCCTCCCCCCGGGCCTGGGAATCGATCGTCGGCGTGCGCGCGGGCGAAGACCCCCAGTTCATCGTGTTGGCCGACCCCTTTTCCATCCGCTCCGACAATTTTATTTTGGGATTGGACTACGCCTTCCCCAAGTCCGCCAAAATCGGCGGTCTGGCCTCGGGCGCTTCCGAACCCGGGCGAAACGCCCTTTACCTCAACAACCTCTGCCTGCGCTCCGGGCTGGTGGGCGTCTCCCTCTCCGGCGACATTCAAGTGGAGACCGTCGTGGCCCAGGGGTGCCGCCCCATCGGCAAACCCTTCCACATCACCGAATGCAACGACAACGTCCTGGCCGCCCTGGACGGCAAGCCGCCCCTTCAGGCCCTTCAAGATTTGTTCCAAAGCCTGCCGGAACGGGACCGCCAACTTCTCCGCCAGTCCCTCTTTTTGGGCATCGCCATGAACTCGACCAAAGGGGAACCCGTGGCCGGGGACTTCTTGGTGCGGAACATCATCGGGGTCGACAACGAACGGGGTCTCCTGGCCATCGGCGCGCCCCTTCGGGTGGGCCAGGTGGTGCAGTTCCATTTGAGAGACGCCCAATCCTCGGCCGACGATTTGAAGCAGGTCTTTGACCGCGTGGGCCCCGTCCGGGCCGAGACCCGCGGGGCTTTCCTTTTTTCCTGCGTGGGCCGCGGCCAATCCCTTTACGGACGGCCCCACCACGACTCTCGTTTTTTCCAACAGCAAGTCGGCCCCGTTCCCCTGGGAGGCCTTTTTTGCAACGGCGAAATCGGGCCCGTGGGAGGCACGACCTACCTGCACGGCTACACCAGTTGCTTCGGGCTTTTCCGCCCCAAACCATGA
- a CDS encoding CHASE domain-containing protein yields the protein MNKKFGPIARGVGALWIAACLAAMALTVRYLKGAVRNAFVLQSAGVSQQAQANLQELLDRHTRDLGELAQELGDAPPVGQRDFEDRAARVLPENPAFAALNFINRDFILTWGFPYAANRAAEGLDLKTHFAGLAAARRAIERHGPAASGLVDLLQGESGVLVYAPIFEGDTWRGLIEGALQIPRFAARVIAPLFGPRFRFMIIDERRGEELYSNLRDADRARTPAYDAYFTLTVADRIWWVVLHPAAPPPTLALVVAALMGELAVGAGVLTLAWRRKWD from the coding sequence TTGAACAAAAAATTCGGCCCCATCGCCCGGGGGGTAGGCGCCCTTTGGATCGCCGCCTGCCTCGCCGCCATGGCCCTCACGGTTCGCTACCTGAAAGGGGCCGTGCGGAACGCCTTTGTCCTCCAATCGGCGGGGGTGTCCCAACAGGCCCAGGCCAATCTACAGGAACTCCTGGACCGGCACACCCGGGACCTGGGCGAACTCGCCCAGGAGCTGGGGGACGCCCCGCCCGTCGGACAACGGGATTTCGAGGACCGGGCGGCCCGCGTTCTCCCCGAAAACCCCGCCTTCGCCGCCTTGAATTTCATCAATCGGGACTTCATCCTCACCTGGGGCTTTCCGTACGCCGCCAACCGCGCCGCCGAGGGGTTGGACCTCAAAACCCATTTCGCGGGGCTGGCCGCGGCCCGCCGGGCCATCGAGCGGCACGGTCCGGCGGCCTCCGGGTTGGTGGACCTCCTTCAGGGGGAATCGGGGGTGCTGGTCTACGCCCCCATCTTTGAAGGAGACACCTGGCGGGGATTGATCGAGGGCGCTCTTCAAATTCCACGGTTCGCCGCGCGGGTGATTGCGCCGCTCTTCGGCCCCCGGTTCCGGTTTATGATCATCGATGAACGACGGGGCGAGGAACTGTATTCCAATTTACGGGACGCCGACCGCGCCCGAACCCCGGCCTACGACGCCTATTTCACGCTGACGGTGGCGGACCGGATCTGGTGGGTCGTTTTGCACCCCGCGGCGCCGCCGCCGACCCTGGCGCTCGTGGTCGCGGCCCTGATGGGGGAGTTGGCCGTGGGCGCGGGGGTTTTGACTTTGGCCTGGAGGCGAAAATGGGATTGA
- a CDS encoding alpha/beta fold hydrolase yields the protein MGLKKWGCAALIWAAGVSLAGAEPFDVPVPGRAEKDPLLLQGDFTAPRTANAPVLVCLHGLGSTRAEWQPLIDAARKKGWGAYAYDARGHGRSQSTLAGDTIAYDSRRDRTPAFWNAMPGDLARVLEALEKQKNVTPRQRVLVGASLGANVCLLAAGSSPSAGAIALSPGIEYAGLNVEGVMAGLPVPALLVSARTDLYAHASAERLLSLAGRPGFVGWTALDRGTARGDHGTQLFDGKLEERLLDWIAGVTKTAQPRTTKSPTPKR from the coding sequence ATGGGATTGAAAAAGTGGGGTTGCGCGGCGTTGATTTGGGCGGCGGGGGTTTCGCTCGCCGGGGCGGAGCCCTTCGACGTTCCCGTGCCCGGACGGGCGGAGAAGGATCCCCTCCTGCTTCAGGGCGATTTCACCGCGCCCCGGACGGCCAACGCGCCCGTCCTCGTGTGCCTTCACGGACTCGGAAGCACCCGGGCCGAATGGCAGCCCCTGATCGACGCCGCCCGGAAAAAAGGCTGGGGCGCCTACGCCTACGACGCCCGGGGCCACGGACGCAGCCAGAGCACCCTGGCCGGAGACACCATCGCTTACGACAGCCGCCGGGACCGGACGCCCGCTTTTTGGAACGCCATGCCCGGGGACTTGGCCCGGGTGCTGGAAGCCTTGGAAAAACAAAAGAACGTGACGCCCCGACAGCGGGTCCTGGTGGGCGCCAGCCTGGGCGCCAACGTTTGCTTGTTGGCCGCGGGCTCCTCCCCCTCCGCCGGGGCGATTGCCCTGTCGCCGGGGATCGAATACGCCGGATTGAATGTCGAAGGCGTGATGGCCGGATTGCCGGTGCCGGCCCTTTTGGTTTCGGCCCGAACGGATTTGTACGCCCACGCCAGCGCCGAACGGCTCTTGTCCCTGGCAGGGCGGCCGGGGTTTGTGGGCTGGACGGCCCTGGACCGCGGAACCGCCCGGGGAGACCACGGGACGCAACTCTTCGACGGGAAGTTGGAAGAACGGCTGTTGGATTGGATCGCGGGCGTGACGAAGACGGCTCAGCCGCGAACGACCAAGTCGCCCACGCCCAAACGCTGA
- a CDS encoding SAM-dependent methyltransferase translates to MISLDQTVREEIRRRGRVPFSEFMAWALTHPRGGYYTAGPGRTGRSGDFITNVQVPLYAELLAHQFCEMWDALGSERFTLVELGGNDGALAEGIFRELESRGRHRSASLHLIEASPAARAAARKRLSRYPHIHLHASLDDLEHIAGVEGCVYSNEFFDALPVHRVRQVGDCLAELYVTEKDGRLVEEPGDPSTPRLAAALAQGGVQLTDGQEGEICLVAADTMEGVGRILARGFLWTADYGGSAAEVYAPHRPRGTLRSFSKHRLTETPLEGIGERDITAHVDFTRLARLGAAEGFRPLVYADQGPYWIAAGEAVLKKAVEDLSDGGRRGREVRQLIHPGAFGGAFRVLVQGKSVEGIALRAETAARLQRLGVGDLVVRG, encoded by the coding sequence TTGATTTCCCTGGACCAAACCGTCCGGGAGGAAATCCGCCGCCGGGGCCGCGTGCCCTTCAGCGAATTCATGGCCTGGGCCCTCACCCACCCCCGGGGCGGCTACTACACCGCGGGTCCCGGCCGAACGGGGCGGTCCGGGGATTTCATCACCAACGTGCAGGTGCCGCTGTACGCCGAACTGTTGGCCCACCAATTTTGCGAGATGTGGGACGCCCTGGGGTCGGAGCGGTTCACCTTGGTGGAACTGGGCGGCAACGACGGCGCCCTGGCCGAGGGGATTTTCCGTGAATTGGAAAGCCGGGGCCGCCATCGATCGGCCTCCCTTCACTTGATCGAGGCGAGCCCCGCCGCCCGGGCCGCCGCCCGCAAGCGGCTGTCCCGCTACCCGCACATTCACCTGCACGCGTCCCTGGACGACCTGGAGCACATCGCCGGGGTGGAAGGCTGCGTGTATTCCAACGAATTTTTCGACGCGCTTCCCGTTCACCGCGTGCGGCAAGTGGGGGATTGTTTGGCGGAGCTTTACGTGACGGAAAAAGACGGGCGTTTGGTGGAGGAGCCCGGTGACCCGTCCACGCCGCGGTTGGCGGCGGCCCTGGCCCAAGGCGGCGTCCAATTGACCGACGGTCAGGAGGGCGAAATTTGCCTGGTGGCCGCGGACACGATGGAGGGGGTGGGACGAATTTTGGCCCGGGGATTTTTGTGGACGGCGGATTACGGCGGGTCGGCGGCCGAGGTGTACGCGCCGCACCGGCCCCGGGGAACCCTGCGGAGTTTTTCAAAACACCGGTTGACCGAGACGCCCCTGGAAGGCATCGGCGAACGGGACATCACGGCCCACGTGGATTTCACCCGGCTGGCGCGCCTGGGCGCGGCGGAGGGATTCCGGCCCTTGGTCTACGCCGATCAGGGCCCGTACTGGATCGCCGCCGGGGAGGCGGTCCTAAAAAAAGCGGTGGAGGATTTGTCGGACGGGGGACGTCGGGGGCGGGAAGTGCGGCAGTTGATCCACCCCGGCGCCTTCGGCGGGGCGTTCCGCGTTTTGGTTCAAGGGAAAAGCGTGGAGGGCATCGCCCTCCGGGCCGAAACCGCGGCCCGACTTCAGCGTTTGGGCGTGGGCGACTTGGTCGTTCGCGGCTGA